In a genomic window of Vigna angularis cultivar LongXiaoDou No.4 chromosome 6, ASM1680809v1, whole genome shotgun sequence:
- the LOC108343351 gene encoding protein arginine N-methyltransferase 1.6 isoform X3 yields MSSHRAFQLKLNPLTGNSEWIVIEDNDESFAQNFHKPFLATTSYLDMLNDSTRNAAFRHAIEKTISKPCHVLDIGAGTGLLSMMAARAMGDEGKVTACESYLPMVKLMKKVLRLNGMEGRVKIINKRSEELQVGLDMPSRAHVLVSEILDSELLGEGLIPTLQHAHDNLLVENAMTVPYRATIYGQLVESTFLWKLHDFHNNEATVSDSIRLTPPGLDSVLGIKRQQYAMHVNPLQEEITLLSEPFKIFEFDFWKRPESYGETELCVKATNDGRVHVVVSWWVLQLDQEGTIYYSTAPRWIRSPTITSPIGWCDHWKQCVWFVPGSGISILQGEEIRLLATHTETSFSYNFDTLVPTTKILNHRCMTGDFQLVLPPERAAIYADKEWRLSMLKAVQSMGKDRLLCLVVDDSAFLPLLVAKLSEASVMSLLPGLRERGLQYLQAVAHANGHDGMLPWQNLRFWRDRTTLNDILSEDALTIPSKGILRACAMSLPDLWKSRCCLSSIEGFDHSVVNATLGACGHLPELEEGPCLPFFVWQCGEFDVLSETFDVMEFEFSKQICECHGKSQVKFTKRGVCHGFVLWIDWVMDLQNSIVISTGPDRKYWKQGVKLLGTPRTVDPQSLTSVQPCSAVVEACFSPLKGELKIILDFL; encoded by the exons ATGTCCTCCCACCGCGCGTTCCAGCTTAAACTTAATCCGTTAACAGGTAACTCTGAATGGATCGTCATTGAAGACAATGACGAGAGCTTCGCTCAGAATTTCCACAAGCCTTTCCTTGCCACGACGTCGTATTTGGACATGCTTAATGACTCCACCAGAAACGCGGCATTTCGCCACGCCATTGAGAAAACCATCAGCAAACCTTGCCATGTCCTCGATATCGG TGCTGGAACTGGGTTGCTTTCGATGATGGCTGCACGTGCCATGGGTGACGAAGGGAAGGTCACAGCTTGTGAATCTTACCTTCCCATGGTGAAGCTGATGAAGAAGGTGTTGCGCCTTAATGGCATGGAGGGAAGAGTCAAAATCATCAACAAGCGCTCTGAGGAACTCCAAGTTGGTCTTGATATGCCTTCGCGAGCACATGTTCTT GTAAGCGAGATACTTGATTCAGAGCTACTGGGTGAGGGGCTTATACCGACCCTACAACATGCACATGACAATTTGTTGGTGGAAAATGCCATGACTGTGCCATATCGAGCAACTATATATGGACAG CTGGTTGAAAGCACATTCTTATGGAAGTTGCATGATTTTCATAACAACGAGGCTACTGTATCTGATAGCATTCGGCTTACTCCTCCAGGACTTGAtagtgtgctaggtatcaaacGTCAGCAATATGCTATGCATGTCAATCCTTTACAGGAAGAAATAACATTG CTTTCAGAACCCTtcaaaatttttgaatttgatttttggaAACGGCCAGAGAGTTATGGCGAAACTGAGTTGTGTGTAAAGGCAACGAATGATGGGAGAGTTCATGTTGTGGTCTCTTG GTGGGTACTTCAACTTGATCAGGAAGGGACTATCTATTATTCCACTGCTCCAAGGTGGATAAGGTCACCGACAATTACAA GTCCTATTGGTTGGTGTGACCACTGGAAACAGTGTGTTTGGTTCGTTCCAGGCAGTGGTATTTCCATACTCCAAGGGGAAGAAATTCGTTTACTTGCTACTCATACTGAAACTAGTTTCTCATATAATTTTGATACCCTAGTACCAACTACTAAGATTTTGAACCATAGGTGCATGACAGGAGATTTTCAGCTTGTACTACCACCAGAAAGAGCTGCAATTTATGCAGATAAAGAATGGAGGCTTTCAATGTTGAAAGCAGTACAAAGCATG GGAAAAGATCGCCTGTTATGCTTGGTTGTAGATGATAGTGCCTTTTTACCACTTCTGGTAGCAAAGCTTTCCGAAGCAAGTGTAATGTCATTACTTCCTGGATTGAGGGAAAGGGGCCTCCAATACCTGCAAGCAGTTGCCCATGCAAATG GACACGATGGTATGCTGCCATGGCAGAACCTACGATTttg GAGGGATCGTACTACACTTAATGATATACTCTCAGAAGATGCTCTGACAATTCCTAGTAAAGGAATATTGAGAGCATGCGCTATGTCTCTTCCT GATCTTTGGAAAAGTCGTTGTTGCCTGAGTAGTATTGAAGGTTTTGACCATTCAGTGGTAAATGCTACATTGGGGGCCTGCGGTCATCTACCAGAACTAGAAGAGGGTCCCTGTCTCCCTTTTTTCGTCTGGCAGTGTGGAGAATTTGAT GTGCTTAGTGAGACATTTGACGTGATGGAGTTTGagttttcaaaacaaatatgCGAATGTCATGGAAAATCCCAG GTTAAGTTCACCAAGAGGGGGGTATGTCATGGATTTGTATTATGGATTGACTGGGTCATGGATTTACAAAATTCTATTGTGATTTCAACTGGTCCAG ATAGGAAGTACTGGAAGCAGGGAGTTAAGCTTCTTGGAACACCTAGAACAGTAGACCCTCAAAGCTTGACAAGTGTCCAACCTTGTTCTGCAGTTGTCGAAGCTTGTTTTAGCCCATTAAAGGGGGAACTCAAAATTATACTTGATTTTTTATGA
- the LOC108343351 gene encoding protein arginine N-methyltransferase 1.6 isoform X4, with product MSSHRAFQLKLNPLTGNSEWIVIEDNDESFAQNFHKPFLATTSYLDMLNDSTRNAAFRHAIEKTISKPCHVLDIGAGTGLLSMMAARAMGDEGKVTACESYLPMVKLMKKVLRLNGMEGRVKIINKRSEELQVGLDMPSRAHVLLVESTFLWKLHDFHNNEATVSDSIRLTPPGLDSVLGIKRQQYAMHVNPLQEEITLLSEPFKIFEFDFWKRPESYGETELCVKATNDGRVHVVVSWWVLQLDQEGTIYYSTAPRWIRSPTITSPIGWCDHWKQCVWFVPGSGISILQGEEIRLLATHTETSFSYNFDTLVPTTKILNHRCMTGDFQLVLPPERAAIYADKEWRLSMLKAVQSMGKDRLLCLVVDDSAFLPLLVAKLSEASVMSLLPGLRERGLQYLQAVAHANGLSHSCIEVLEKNVQQLNMHDIHQKKVDLLIAEPFYVGHDGMLPWQNLRFWRDRTTLNDILSEDALTIPSKGILRACAMSLPDLWKSRCCLSSIEGFDHSVVNATLGACGHLPELEEGPCLPFFVWQCGEFDVLSETFDVMEFEFSKQICECHGKSQVKFTKRGVCHGFVLWIDWVMDLQNSIVISTGPDRKYWKQGVKLLGTPRTVDPQSLTSVQPCSAVVEACFSPLKGELKIILDFL from the exons ATGTCCTCCCACCGCGCGTTCCAGCTTAAACTTAATCCGTTAACAGGTAACTCTGAATGGATCGTCATTGAAGACAATGACGAGAGCTTCGCTCAGAATTTCCACAAGCCTTTCCTTGCCACGACGTCGTATTTGGACATGCTTAATGACTCCACCAGAAACGCGGCATTTCGCCACGCCATTGAGAAAACCATCAGCAAACCTTGCCATGTCCTCGATATCGG TGCTGGAACTGGGTTGCTTTCGATGATGGCTGCACGTGCCATGGGTGACGAAGGGAAGGTCACAGCTTGTGAATCTTACCTTCCCATGGTGAAGCTGATGAAGAAGGTGTTGCGCCTTAATGGCATGGAGGGAAGAGTCAAAATCATCAACAAGCGCTCTGAGGAACTCCAAGTTGGTCTTGATATGCCTTCGCGAGCACATGTTCTT CTGGTTGAAAGCACATTCTTATGGAAGTTGCATGATTTTCATAACAACGAGGCTACTGTATCTGATAGCATTCGGCTTACTCCTCCAGGACTTGAtagtgtgctaggtatcaaacGTCAGCAATATGCTATGCATGTCAATCCTTTACAGGAAGAAATAACATTG CTTTCAGAACCCTtcaaaatttttgaatttgatttttggaAACGGCCAGAGAGTTATGGCGAAACTGAGTTGTGTGTAAAGGCAACGAATGATGGGAGAGTTCATGTTGTGGTCTCTTG GTGGGTACTTCAACTTGATCAGGAAGGGACTATCTATTATTCCACTGCTCCAAGGTGGATAAGGTCACCGACAATTACAA GTCCTATTGGTTGGTGTGACCACTGGAAACAGTGTGTTTGGTTCGTTCCAGGCAGTGGTATTTCCATACTCCAAGGGGAAGAAATTCGTTTACTTGCTACTCATACTGAAACTAGTTTCTCATATAATTTTGATACCCTAGTACCAACTACTAAGATTTTGAACCATAGGTGCATGACAGGAGATTTTCAGCTTGTACTACCACCAGAAAGAGCTGCAATTTATGCAGATAAAGAATGGAGGCTTTCAATGTTGAAAGCAGTACAAAGCATG GGAAAAGATCGCCTGTTATGCTTGGTTGTAGATGATAGTGCCTTTTTACCACTTCTGGTAGCAAAGCTTTCCGAAGCAAGTGTAATGTCATTACTTCCTGGATTGAGGGAAAGGGGCCTCCAATACCTGCAAGCAGTTGCCCATGCAAATGGTTTGTCACATAGTTGCattgaagttcttgaaaaaaACGTGCAACAGTTAAACATGCATGATATACATCAGAAAAAG GTTGATCTGTTAATAGCTGAACCTTTCTATGTAGGACACGATGGTATGCTGCCATGGCAGAACCTACGATTttg GAGGGATCGTACTACACTTAATGATATACTCTCAGAAGATGCTCTGACAATTCCTAGTAAAGGAATATTGAGAGCATGCGCTATGTCTCTTCCT GATCTTTGGAAAAGTCGTTGTTGCCTGAGTAGTATTGAAGGTTTTGACCATTCAGTGGTAAATGCTACATTGGGGGCCTGCGGTCATCTACCAGAACTAGAAGAGGGTCCCTGTCTCCCTTTTTTCGTCTGGCAGTGTGGAGAATTTGAT GTGCTTAGTGAGACATTTGACGTGATGGAGTTTGagttttcaaaacaaatatgCGAATGTCATGGAAAATCCCAG GTTAAGTTCACCAAGAGGGGGGTATGTCATGGATTTGTATTATGGATTGACTGGGTCATGGATTTACAAAATTCTATTGTGATTTCAACTGGTCCAG ATAGGAAGTACTGGAAGCAGGGAGTTAAGCTTCTTGGAACACCTAGAACAGTAGACCCTCAAAGCTTGACAAGTGTCCAACCTTGTTCTGCAGTTGTCGAAGCTTGTTTTAGCCCATTAAAGGGGGAACTCAAAATTATACTTGATTTTTTATGA
- the LOC108343351 gene encoding protein arginine N-methyltransferase 1.6 isoform X2 produces MSSHRAFQLKLNPLTGNSEWIVIEDNDESFAQNFHKPFLATTSYLDMLNDSTRNAAFRHAIEKTISKPCHVLDIGAGTGLLSMMAARAMGDEGKVTACESYLPMVKLMKKVLRLNGMEGRVKIINKRSEELQVGLDMPSRAHVLVSEILDSELLGEGLIPTLQHAHDNLLVENAMTVPYRATIYGQLVESTFLWKLHDFHNNEATVSDSIRLTPPGLDSVLGIKRQQYAMHVNPLQEEITLLSEPFKIFEFDFWKRPESYGETELCVKATNDGRVHVVVSWWVLQLDQEGTIYYSTAPRWIRSPTITSPIGWCDHWKQCVWFVPGSGISILQGEEIRLLATHTETSFSYNFDTLVPTTKILNHRCMTGDFQLVLPPERAAIYADKEWRLSMLKAVQSMGKDRLLCLVVDDSAFLPLLVAKLSEASVMSLLPGLRERGLQYLQAVAHANGLSHSCIEVLEKNVQQLNMHDIHQKKVDLLIAEPFYVGHDGMLPWQNLRFWRDRTTLNDILSEDALTIPSKGILRACAMSLPDLWKSRCCLSSIEGFDHSVVNATLGACGHLPELEEGPCLPFFVWQCGEFDVLSETFDVMEFEFSKQICECHGKSQIADRKYWKQGVKLLGTPRTVDPQSLTSVQPCSAVVEACFSPLKGELKIILDFL; encoded by the exons ATGTCCTCCCACCGCGCGTTCCAGCTTAAACTTAATCCGTTAACAGGTAACTCTGAATGGATCGTCATTGAAGACAATGACGAGAGCTTCGCTCAGAATTTCCACAAGCCTTTCCTTGCCACGACGTCGTATTTGGACATGCTTAATGACTCCACCAGAAACGCGGCATTTCGCCACGCCATTGAGAAAACCATCAGCAAACCTTGCCATGTCCTCGATATCGG TGCTGGAACTGGGTTGCTTTCGATGATGGCTGCACGTGCCATGGGTGACGAAGGGAAGGTCACAGCTTGTGAATCTTACCTTCCCATGGTGAAGCTGATGAAGAAGGTGTTGCGCCTTAATGGCATGGAGGGAAGAGTCAAAATCATCAACAAGCGCTCTGAGGAACTCCAAGTTGGTCTTGATATGCCTTCGCGAGCACATGTTCTT GTAAGCGAGATACTTGATTCAGAGCTACTGGGTGAGGGGCTTATACCGACCCTACAACATGCACATGACAATTTGTTGGTGGAAAATGCCATGACTGTGCCATATCGAGCAACTATATATGGACAG CTGGTTGAAAGCACATTCTTATGGAAGTTGCATGATTTTCATAACAACGAGGCTACTGTATCTGATAGCATTCGGCTTACTCCTCCAGGACTTGAtagtgtgctaggtatcaaacGTCAGCAATATGCTATGCATGTCAATCCTTTACAGGAAGAAATAACATTG CTTTCAGAACCCTtcaaaatttttgaatttgatttttggaAACGGCCAGAGAGTTATGGCGAAACTGAGTTGTGTGTAAAGGCAACGAATGATGGGAGAGTTCATGTTGTGGTCTCTTG GTGGGTACTTCAACTTGATCAGGAAGGGACTATCTATTATTCCACTGCTCCAAGGTGGATAAGGTCACCGACAATTACAA GTCCTATTGGTTGGTGTGACCACTGGAAACAGTGTGTTTGGTTCGTTCCAGGCAGTGGTATTTCCATACTCCAAGGGGAAGAAATTCGTTTACTTGCTACTCATACTGAAACTAGTTTCTCATATAATTTTGATACCCTAGTACCAACTACTAAGATTTTGAACCATAGGTGCATGACAGGAGATTTTCAGCTTGTACTACCACCAGAAAGAGCTGCAATTTATGCAGATAAAGAATGGAGGCTTTCAATGTTGAAAGCAGTACAAAGCATG GGAAAAGATCGCCTGTTATGCTTGGTTGTAGATGATAGTGCCTTTTTACCACTTCTGGTAGCAAAGCTTTCCGAAGCAAGTGTAATGTCATTACTTCCTGGATTGAGGGAAAGGGGCCTCCAATACCTGCAAGCAGTTGCCCATGCAAATGGTTTGTCACATAGTTGCattgaagttcttgaaaaaaACGTGCAACAGTTAAACATGCATGATATACATCAGAAAAAG GTTGATCTGTTAATAGCTGAACCTTTCTATGTAGGACACGATGGTATGCTGCCATGGCAGAACCTACGATTttg GAGGGATCGTACTACACTTAATGATATACTCTCAGAAGATGCTCTGACAATTCCTAGTAAAGGAATATTGAGAGCATGCGCTATGTCTCTTCCT GATCTTTGGAAAAGTCGTTGTTGCCTGAGTAGTATTGAAGGTTTTGACCATTCAGTGGTAAATGCTACATTGGGGGCCTGCGGTCATCTACCAGAACTAGAAGAGGGTCCCTGTCTCCCTTTTTTCGTCTGGCAGTGTGGAGAATTTGAT GTGCTTAGTGAGACATTTGACGTGATGGAGTTTGagttttcaaaacaaatatgCGAATGTCATGGAAAATCCCAG ATTGCAGATAGGAAGTACTGGAAGCAGGGAGTTAAGCTTCTTGGAACACCTAGAACAGTAGACCCTCAAAGCTTGACAAGTGTCCAACCTTGTTCTGCAGTTGTCGAAGCTTGTTTTAGCCCATTAAAGGGGGAACTCAAAATTATACTTGATTTTTTATGA
- the LOC108343351 gene encoding protein arginine N-methyltransferase 1.6 isoform X6 → MSSHRAFQLKLNPLTGNSEWIVIEDNDESFAQNFHKPFLATTSYLDMLNDSTRNAAFRHAIEKTISKPCHVLDIGAGTGLLSMMAARAMGDEGKVTACESYLPMVKLMKKVLRLNGMEGRVKIINKRSEELQVGLDMPSRAHVLVSEILDSELLGEGLIPTLQHAHDNLLVENAMTVPYRATIYGQLVESTFLWKLHDFHNNEATVSDSIRLTPPGLDSVLGIKRQQYAMHVNPLQEEITLLSEPFKIFEFDFWKRPESYGETELCVKATNDGRVHVVVSWWVLQLDQEGTIYYSTAPRWIRSPTITSPIGWCDHWKQCVWFVPGSGISILQGEEIRLLATHTETSFSYNFDTLVPTTKILNHRCMTGDFQLVLPPERAAIYADKEWRLSMLKAVQSMGKDRLLCLVVDDSAFLPLLVAKLSEASVMSLLPGLRERGLQYLQAVAHANGLSHSCIEVLEKNVQQLNMHDIHQKKVDLLIAEPFYVGHDGMLPWQNLRFWRDRTTLNDILSEDALTIPSKGILRACAMSLPDLWKSRCCLSSIEGFDHSVVNATLGACGHLPELEEGPCLPFFVWQCGEFDVLSETFDVMEFEFSKQICECHGKSQIGSTGSRELSFLEHLEQ, encoded by the exons ATGTCCTCCCACCGCGCGTTCCAGCTTAAACTTAATCCGTTAACAGGTAACTCTGAATGGATCGTCATTGAAGACAATGACGAGAGCTTCGCTCAGAATTTCCACAAGCCTTTCCTTGCCACGACGTCGTATTTGGACATGCTTAATGACTCCACCAGAAACGCGGCATTTCGCCACGCCATTGAGAAAACCATCAGCAAACCTTGCCATGTCCTCGATATCGG TGCTGGAACTGGGTTGCTTTCGATGATGGCTGCACGTGCCATGGGTGACGAAGGGAAGGTCACAGCTTGTGAATCTTACCTTCCCATGGTGAAGCTGATGAAGAAGGTGTTGCGCCTTAATGGCATGGAGGGAAGAGTCAAAATCATCAACAAGCGCTCTGAGGAACTCCAAGTTGGTCTTGATATGCCTTCGCGAGCACATGTTCTT GTAAGCGAGATACTTGATTCAGAGCTACTGGGTGAGGGGCTTATACCGACCCTACAACATGCACATGACAATTTGTTGGTGGAAAATGCCATGACTGTGCCATATCGAGCAACTATATATGGACAG CTGGTTGAAAGCACATTCTTATGGAAGTTGCATGATTTTCATAACAACGAGGCTACTGTATCTGATAGCATTCGGCTTACTCCTCCAGGACTTGAtagtgtgctaggtatcaaacGTCAGCAATATGCTATGCATGTCAATCCTTTACAGGAAGAAATAACATTG CTTTCAGAACCCTtcaaaatttttgaatttgatttttggaAACGGCCAGAGAGTTATGGCGAAACTGAGTTGTGTGTAAAGGCAACGAATGATGGGAGAGTTCATGTTGTGGTCTCTTG GTGGGTACTTCAACTTGATCAGGAAGGGACTATCTATTATTCCACTGCTCCAAGGTGGATAAGGTCACCGACAATTACAA GTCCTATTGGTTGGTGTGACCACTGGAAACAGTGTGTTTGGTTCGTTCCAGGCAGTGGTATTTCCATACTCCAAGGGGAAGAAATTCGTTTACTTGCTACTCATACTGAAACTAGTTTCTCATATAATTTTGATACCCTAGTACCAACTACTAAGATTTTGAACCATAGGTGCATGACAGGAGATTTTCAGCTTGTACTACCACCAGAAAGAGCTGCAATTTATGCAGATAAAGAATGGAGGCTTTCAATGTTGAAAGCAGTACAAAGCATG GGAAAAGATCGCCTGTTATGCTTGGTTGTAGATGATAGTGCCTTTTTACCACTTCTGGTAGCAAAGCTTTCCGAAGCAAGTGTAATGTCATTACTTCCTGGATTGAGGGAAAGGGGCCTCCAATACCTGCAAGCAGTTGCCCATGCAAATGGTTTGTCACATAGTTGCattgaagttcttgaaaaaaACGTGCAACAGTTAAACATGCATGATATACATCAGAAAAAG GTTGATCTGTTAATAGCTGAACCTTTCTATGTAGGACACGATGGTATGCTGCCATGGCAGAACCTACGATTttg GAGGGATCGTACTACACTTAATGATATACTCTCAGAAGATGCTCTGACAATTCCTAGTAAAGGAATATTGAGAGCATGCGCTATGTCTCTTCCT GATCTTTGGAAAAGTCGTTGTTGCCTGAGTAGTATTGAAGGTTTTGACCATTCAGTGGTAAATGCTACATTGGGGGCCTGCGGTCATCTACCAGAACTAGAAGAGGGTCCCTGTCTCCCTTTTTTCGTCTGGCAGTGTGGAGAATTTGAT GTGCTTAGTGAGACATTTGACGTGATGGAGTTTGagttttcaaaacaaatatgCGAATGTCATGGAAAATCCCAG ATAGGAAGTACTGGAAGCAGGGAGTTAAGCTTCTTGGAACACCTAGAACAGTAG
- the LOC108343351 gene encoding protein arginine N-methyltransferase 1.6 isoform X1 has translation MSSHRAFQLKLNPLTGNSEWIVIEDNDESFAQNFHKPFLATTSYLDMLNDSTRNAAFRHAIEKTISKPCHVLDIGAGTGLLSMMAARAMGDEGKVTACESYLPMVKLMKKVLRLNGMEGRVKIINKRSEELQVGLDMPSRAHVLVSEILDSELLGEGLIPTLQHAHDNLLVENAMTVPYRATIYGQLVESTFLWKLHDFHNNEATVSDSIRLTPPGLDSVLGIKRQQYAMHVNPLQEEITLLSEPFKIFEFDFWKRPESYGETELCVKATNDGRVHVVVSWWVLQLDQEGTIYYSTAPRWIRSPTITSPIGWCDHWKQCVWFVPGSGISILQGEEIRLLATHTETSFSYNFDTLVPTTKILNHRCMTGDFQLVLPPERAAIYADKEWRLSMLKAVQSMGKDRLLCLVVDDSAFLPLLVAKLSEASVMSLLPGLRERGLQYLQAVAHANGLSHSCIEVLEKNVQQLNMHDIHQKKVDLLIAEPFYVGHDGMLPWQNLRFWRDRTTLNDILSEDALTIPSKGILRACAMSLPDLWKSRCCLSSIEGFDHSVVNATLGACGHLPELEEGPCLPFFVWQCGEFDVLSETFDVMEFEFSKQICECHGKSQVKFTKRGVCHGFVLWIDWVMDLQNSIVISTGPDRKYWKQGVKLLGTPRTVDPQSLTSVQPCSAVVEACFSPLKGELKIILDFL, from the exons ATGTCCTCCCACCGCGCGTTCCAGCTTAAACTTAATCCGTTAACAGGTAACTCTGAATGGATCGTCATTGAAGACAATGACGAGAGCTTCGCTCAGAATTTCCACAAGCCTTTCCTTGCCACGACGTCGTATTTGGACATGCTTAATGACTCCACCAGAAACGCGGCATTTCGCCACGCCATTGAGAAAACCATCAGCAAACCTTGCCATGTCCTCGATATCGG TGCTGGAACTGGGTTGCTTTCGATGATGGCTGCACGTGCCATGGGTGACGAAGGGAAGGTCACAGCTTGTGAATCTTACCTTCCCATGGTGAAGCTGATGAAGAAGGTGTTGCGCCTTAATGGCATGGAGGGAAGAGTCAAAATCATCAACAAGCGCTCTGAGGAACTCCAAGTTGGTCTTGATATGCCTTCGCGAGCACATGTTCTT GTAAGCGAGATACTTGATTCAGAGCTACTGGGTGAGGGGCTTATACCGACCCTACAACATGCACATGACAATTTGTTGGTGGAAAATGCCATGACTGTGCCATATCGAGCAACTATATATGGACAG CTGGTTGAAAGCACATTCTTATGGAAGTTGCATGATTTTCATAACAACGAGGCTACTGTATCTGATAGCATTCGGCTTACTCCTCCAGGACTTGAtagtgtgctaggtatcaaacGTCAGCAATATGCTATGCATGTCAATCCTTTACAGGAAGAAATAACATTG CTTTCAGAACCCTtcaaaatttttgaatttgatttttggaAACGGCCAGAGAGTTATGGCGAAACTGAGTTGTGTGTAAAGGCAACGAATGATGGGAGAGTTCATGTTGTGGTCTCTTG GTGGGTACTTCAACTTGATCAGGAAGGGACTATCTATTATTCCACTGCTCCAAGGTGGATAAGGTCACCGACAATTACAA GTCCTATTGGTTGGTGTGACCACTGGAAACAGTGTGTTTGGTTCGTTCCAGGCAGTGGTATTTCCATACTCCAAGGGGAAGAAATTCGTTTACTTGCTACTCATACTGAAACTAGTTTCTCATATAATTTTGATACCCTAGTACCAACTACTAAGATTTTGAACCATAGGTGCATGACAGGAGATTTTCAGCTTGTACTACCACCAGAAAGAGCTGCAATTTATGCAGATAAAGAATGGAGGCTTTCAATGTTGAAAGCAGTACAAAGCATG GGAAAAGATCGCCTGTTATGCTTGGTTGTAGATGATAGTGCCTTTTTACCACTTCTGGTAGCAAAGCTTTCCGAAGCAAGTGTAATGTCATTACTTCCTGGATTGAGGGAAAGGGGCCTCCAATACCTGCAAGCAGTTGCCCATGCAAATGGTTTGTCACATAGTTGCattgaagttcttgaaaaaaACGTGCAACAGTTAAACATGCATGATATACATCAGAAAAAG GTTGATCTGTTAATAGCTGAACCTTTCTATGTAGGACACGATGGTATGCTGCCATGGCAGAACCTACGATTttg GAGGGATCGTACTACACTTAATGATATACTCTCAGAAGATGCTCTGACAATTCCTAGTAAAGGAATATTGAGAGCATGCGCTATGTCTCTTCCT GATCTTTGGAAAAGTCGTTGTTGCCTGAGTAGTATTGAAGGTTTTGACCATTCAGTGGTAAATGCTACATTGGGGGCCTGCGGTCATCTACCAGAACTAGAAGAGGGTCCCTGTCTCCCTTTTTTCGTCTGGCAGTGTGGAGAATTTGAT GTGCTTAGTGAGACATTTGACGTGATGGAGTTTGagttttcaaaacaaatatgCGAATGTCATGGAAAATCCCAG GTTAAGTTCACCAAGAGGGGGGTATGTCATGGATTTGTATTATGGATTGACTGGGTCATGGATTTACAAAATTCTATTGTGATTTCAACTGGTCCAG ATAGGAAGTACTGGAAGCAGGGAGTTAAGCTTCTTGGAACACCTAGAACAGTAGACCCTCAAAGCTTGACAAGTGTCCAACCTTGTTCTGCAGTTGTCGAAGCTTGTTTTAGCCCATTAAAGGGGGAACTCAAAATTATACTTGATTTTTTATGA